GCGTTCCATCGGTCAGCCGCCTCAAGGATCGACTGATAGAACTGTTGCTCGATGCTTCCCGCCGGGCATCGGTCGGCAAGCTCTGCTGCTGCCGATCTCTGATCTCCTGTATCCGTTACATGCGTCCAGCTCATCCCGAACCGGTTTCCGGTGAACGCCACCCCACGGAGCGCTCCTTGGAGGTTGCTGAGGCACTCTGGGCCAGCCTGCCGCGCAGCGTGCAAGGCTGCGACAATGAACTCAAGGTTTTCCAGCAGGCTCTTCGGGGCGTTGCGAAGCATCACGGCAACGGCGTTCATACCCGTGATGGTCGGTGCGACAAAACACTCCTCGATGACCTCGATGACCCTTTCATCGAATGTGCCGGCGACAGCCGAGAACAGCTGCGGACCGACCACCGAGCGCCAGCCGGAGGCAGGCGCGTCGATGAACCAGGCCCGGACCTCGCGTAGATAGTCCTGGAACTTTGGAAGCTCCCGGAATCGGTATTTCTCGGTCGACCTGTTGCGTAGCGGCGAGAATCCTCCGGCTGCGGTCTGGTTGTTCAATGCCTTCGCCCGGCCCAGCAGCAGTTCGAACACCCGCCGCGGATCGTCGTAGCTGAGTTGGATGAGCAGCTCGCCGAGCGCGTAGCCCTCCAGCGAGTCGCGCTGCCGCAGGCTGTAGAAGATCTGTTCCTGGAGTGCCTCGGGAATCAGGCGCCAAGGCAGGGCTCCTCGCGGGCCGACGAACGTCGCGAACTCTTCCCAGGCGAAGCGCTCGTCATCGGGTGGGACGATGACGAGGAGCTCCGCGGCCAGTTCAGGGGCCGTCTGGGCGAGCGAGCGGATTGCCCCGAACGCCAGCTGGGATACACGTGCGTCTTCGTGGGCGGTCAGGGTCCGCAGCAGTTCCCGTTCCCCGTCCAGGAGGGACTGGCGTTGTCCGCGCTGCAGCCCGAAGACGAGGGCGACTTCGCGGGCGAGGTGCATATGACCGGTGGCGAGCAGATCTTTTGCCACTCCGACGGCCGCCTCGCCGGCTGTCTCGACGAGGGCGAGCAGAATGATGGAGCACTGCCCGGCGAGTTGGCCCTCAGGCGAGGCGGCAACCCGCTCCAGCAGGGACCTGCCCAGAGCGGGACGGGCTCGTACCGTGACGAACAGGAAGGGGCGCGGCTGGCCTGTTTCGTCTCCGATGAGGTTGTGCAGCTCGTCGATCAGCTGCTCGATCAGTTCAGCAGCTTGAGCATCCCCGAGCTCCCGGAGTCTGGCCCCCGCGGCGGAGAACAGGTCCTGCTGGGCGCGGTTGCGGTACTCAAGGTCCAGTTCCACGCGCATGTCCGCCGGCGGGTCGATCGGCCCGCTGTGGAGCGCGCGCGCCAAGTCGTTGCGGAGTTCGGTCGGGATCGTGGCGAAGATCCCGCGGCAAGCCTCCCTGATCGGGGCGCTTCCGTGCTCCGAGAGCCACTGGATCTTCAGGCGGAGTGACACGTAGAGCGCCGCCGGGAGAACAACGTCTTCCAGCAGGGCCTGAAGCCTTGAAAGGACGCTGAGGTGAGAGGTCTCCCAGAGTGCCCTGACTTCGGGCGCGATCTCGCCGAAGCGTCCAATGGGCCCGAACAGTGCGGCCCCGACCATACCCAGTGCGGCCGCGATGGTGCCCGGTTCCGGGGAGCGCAGGCGTTCGAAGACCAGGTTCAGTACGCGCTCGCGCAGGGCCGCGGTGGGCGGGTGGAGCGGATCGATCAGGAAACTGCTCAACACCAGCGCATCGGGCCTGAACGACTCTTCCTGACCTTCGGCTGCCAGCAACGGAGACAGGACAGTGAGGGGATCCATAGAGCCGCCACCGGCTGCGCCGACCCATCGGACAACGGCATCCACCATCAGCTCCTGGTGCCACGAGGGCCCTGCTGGGGTGTATCTCGCCAGGCCGCCCAAGATTGCAAGCGGATGGGCGGGATAGCGCCCAGGCTCGCGAGTGTCGTCGAGGGCGAGCTTCCACAGCAGGTCCACGGCGGGCGCGAAGTACTCGCGGTGCGCTGCGACTCCGCGCAGTACCGGGCCGATGGCGTCCGCCAGGAGGCTCTGGGCGGCTGTGATGTCTGCCGCCTGTTGACCATGGCCGGCGATGGGGTTCTCCACACCCCATTGCACGAGTTCTAGGCAGGGTGCGGGCTGAAAGAAGGCGACCCTTGCAAAAATGTTGAGCATCGCCAGCCGCTTGTGGGAGTCGCTCTCGCGGAAGCGCCGCTGCACTGCGGCCCACAGTCCGTCGAGCAAACGGCTCGGGCGGTTCGAGCGTTCCTGCCAGTCGATGCGCCCGGCGTTGACGATGAGGTTCTCGAGGGCATCGCCTTCGACGTGGGGCAGGACGTCGTCGATGTATCCGGTGGAAGTGATCCCCTTGCTGCCGCATGCCGCTCGCGCGACGAGCATGTCGCCGAGCAGATCGGGCACCACGCGATAGCTTGAGCCGCGGGCGAGGAGTACCTCCATGCGCTCCAATTCGTCGAGCTCGCCTTGAACGTGGCGGAATGGTAGAGCCACGATCCCCGAGAGCGCCGCCTTGAAGACTTCGTCATGCGCATGCACCGGCTGCAGCGCGGCAACGGCGGTCAGGACTTCGGCGCGGGTGAGTGACTGGGCCGCCGCGTCCGCGCCGACCACCGCCGCATAGGAGTCCATCACTGCGGCGCGTAGTCTGGCGTTGCTTTCGAGGTGGTTAGGATCGAGCTCGCCGTTCTTGATCAGCGCCGCGCCGACCACGATCACGAGTGGAAGGTCGTAACCCGCGGCGGCGAGACGAGGCGCAAAGTGCGCGTGGCGCGTGCCGAGAGCCTCGCGGGCCAGATCCTGCGCGTCTTCGTCACGCAGATGCTCCAACCGCACAGCAAATGCCTCGTCGAACGCCAAGCGCGCGGCGATCAGCTGACCACGAACCACCGACTGGCCGTACGGCCGCAGGGCGAGAAGGACACGAGCTCGCTCGTTCTTTTCGAGCACGGCATTGATCACAGCCGTCAGTGGATACGGCTGCGTGTGGGCATCGTCGATCACGACGACGAGATCGCCCGCGGGAAGATCCGCGAGCGCGTGCGAATCGTAGGGCGCGTGGATGTCCAGGAATCTGATGTGCACGCGGCCGTCGGCTGACACGCCTTGGCTTGCTGCGTGCAGGAGCTTGCTCTTGCCCAGGCCACCGCGCCCGACCAGCACCCCCAGTCGGCCGTGCCCGCCGCGCATGAACTGCAGGAGGCCGTTGAGCTCTGCCTCACGCCCGACCAGTTTCCACTGATGGGTGAAGCGGATGCTGCGTTCGCTGCGGCGGAAGTAGGCTTCCGGGTCCAGCAGTGCGGATATCGCCAGCCTGTTGATCTCAGTTGGCGGAGGCGGATCCGGTACAGGCGGATCAGGGCTCCGCACGGCTCCAAGGATCAGCCGCTTCACGGCGGCGTAGCGAAGATCATCCCTGTCCGGCGGTTG
This genomic window from Actinospica robiniae DSM 44927 contains:
- a CDS encoding alpha/beta fold hydrolase, with translation MLGVVLVHGVRSNHKTWEKFADLIEGDEDLAESVCLVKPWFEYATGIWFPSGGRPRLFQRMPSIDTAADKLKSHLAAYADDYERLVLIGHSMGGLVIQRHLVRMLHDGRGLELQRVRQVVQLATPNTGSELLRSLRRALVLNNPQERGLRPHDEPVSDTLRSLMRDVVRAPAVPTAHGCRIPFTVFAGEKDGIVTRASAQATFDDTGVLPGNHFSIIQPPDRDDLRYAAVKRLILGAVRSPDPPVPDPPPPTEINRLAISALLDPEAYFRRSERSIRFTHQWKLVGREAELNGLLQFMRGGHGRLGVLVGRGGLGKSKLLHAASQGVSADGRVHIRFLDIHAPYDSHALADLPAGDLVVVIDDAHTQPYPLTAVINAVLEKNERARVLLALRPYGQSVVRGQLIAARLAFDEAFAVRLEHLRDEDAQDLAREALGTRHAHFAPRLAAAGYDLPLVIVVGAALIKNGELDPNHLESNARLRAAVMDSYAAVVGADAAAQSLTRAEVLTAVAALQPVHAHDEVFKAALSGIVALPFRHVQGELDELERMEVLLARGSSYRVVPDLLGDMLVARAACGSKGITSTGYIDDVLPHVEGDALENLIVNAGRIDWQERSNRPSRLLDGLWAAVQRRFRESDSHKRLAMLNIFARVAFFQPAPCLELVQWGVENPIAGHGQQAADITAAQSLLADAIGPVLRGVAAHREYFAPAVDLLWKLALDDTREPGRYPAHPLAILGGLARYTPAGPSWHQELMVDAVVRWVGAAGGGSMDPLTVLSPLLAAEGQEESFRPDALVLSSFLIDPLHPPTAALRERVLNLVFERLRSPEPGTIAAALGMVGAALFGPIGRFGEIAPEVRALWETSHLSVLSRLQALLEDVVLPAALYVSLRLKIQWLSEHGSAPIREACRGIFATIPTELRNDLARALHSGPIDPPADMRVELDLEYRNRAQQDLFSAAGARLRELGDAQAAELIEQLIDELHNLIGDETGQPRPFLFVTVRARPALGRSLLERVAASPEGQLAGQCSIILLALVETAGEAAVGVAKDLLATGHMHLAREVALVFGLQRGQRQSLLDGERELLRTLTAHEDARVSQLAFGAIRSLAQTAPELAAELLVIVPPDDERFAWEEFATFVGPRGALPWRLIPEALQEQIFYSLRQRDSLEGYALGELLIQLSYDDPRRVFELLLGRAKALNNQTAAGGFSPLRNRSTEKYRFRELPKFQDYLREVRAWFIDAPASGWRSVVGPQLFSAVAGTFDERVIEVIEECFVAPTITGMNAVAVMLRNAPKSLLENLEFIVAALHAARQAGPECLSNLQGALRGVAFTGNRFGMSWTHVTDTGDQRSAAAELADRCPAGSIEQQFYQSILEAADRWNAYLSANDGVPTDDRDW